One Hevea brasiliensis isolate MT/VB/25A 57/8 chromosome 5, ASM3005281v1, whole genome shotgun sequence genomic region harbors:
- the LOC110652262 gene encoding scarecrow-like protein 13 codes for MPTGTSFLRRTRRHGNCWSSVSSIEGEESQEQTQTWSMLQTIGICQCIAADNRGNATKICGRSQGITVSFQTDKEEYFTLESSAVAGGFVVYDSPAASFSSSRSPFSSQGSHSCLTDPHHSPDNTYGSPMSGSSSADDDNVLMRQKLRELEFLLLGSELDITNDGNFCFHQADRLERWDWTQMVEMIPRLDMKQMLLACAQSISDGDIPRAARLMHVLEQMVSVSGTPMQRLGAYMLEGLRARVELSGSKIYKASKCEAPLSSDLMTYMGILSKICPYWRFAYAAANVVIREAVEYEPRIHIIDFQIAQGTQWLYLIQSLADQPGGPPSIHITGVDDPQSAHARGGGLHIVGHRLSCFAESCNVPFQFYDAAVSGCEVQLEQLGLQPGEAVVVNFPYVLHHMPDESVNTWNHRDRLLRLVKSLSPKVVTLIEQESNTNTKPFLPRFKETLEYYTAMFESIDAGSSRDDKQRINAEQHCVARDIVDVIACEGADRVERHELFGKWRSRFIMAGFTQYPLTSTVTGAVRDLLREYDRNYGLQEKDGALYLWWINTAMTTFSAWR; via the exons ATGCCAACAGGCACGTCATTTCTAAGAAGAACAAGAAGGCACGGCAATTGCTGGTCGTCGGTCTCTTCCATTGAAGGAGAAGAATCACAAGAGCAAACCCAAACCTGGTCTATGCTCCAG ACAATAGGGATCTGTCAATGCATTGCTGCAGATAATAGAGGCAACGCCACAAAAATTTGTGGTCGCAG TCAAGGAATCACTGTTTCCTTTCAAACTGACAAGGAAGAATACTTTACATTGGAATCATCTGCAGTTGCCGGAGGTTTTGTCGTCTATGATTCGCCTGCTGCCAGCTTCTCATCCAGCAGAAGTCCATTTTCATCCCAAGGTTCACATTCATGCCTGACAGATCCTCATCATTCTCCTGACAACACATATGGATCTCCAATGAGTGGATCTTCATCTGCTGATGATGACAATGTACTAATGAGGCAGAAATTAAGGGAACTGGAATTTTTGTTACTGGGGTCTGAATTGGACATTACAAACGACGGCAATTTCTGCTTCCACCAAGCTGATCGATTAGAAAGATGGGACTGGACGCAAATGGTGGAAATGATCCCTAGGTTAGACATGAAACAAATGCTCTTGGCCTGTGCTCAATCAATATCTGATGGTGACATACCAAGAGCAGCACGTTTAATGCATGTGTTGGAGCAAATGGTGTCAGTGTCTGGAACGCCAATGCAGCGTTTGGGAGCGTACATGTTGGAAGGGCTCAGAGCAAGGGTTGAACTATCAGGAAGTAAAATCTACAAAGCTTCGAAGTGTGAAGCACCATTGAGCTCAGATCTGATGACTTACATGGGTATTCTCTCTAAAATCTGTCCATACTGGAGGTTTGCATACGCAGCTGCCAATGTTGTCATTCGTGAAGCTGTGGAATATGAGCCTAGAATTCACATAATTGATTTCCAGATTGCACAGGGCACCCAGTGGTTGTACTTAATCCAGTCACTTGCAGATCAGCCGGGTGGCCCCCCATCAATTCACATAACTGGTGTTGATGATCCTCAGTCAGCTCATGCTCGTGGTGGTGGACTTCATATTGTAGGACACAGGCTATCATGTTTTGCCGAGTCATGCAATGTGCCATTTCAGTTCTATGATGCTGCTGTGTCTGGTTGTGAGGTTCAACTAGAACAACTTGGGTTGCAACCTGGGGAAGCTGTGGTGGTGAATTTTCCATATGTATTGCACCACATGCCAGATGAGAGCGTGAACACATGGAATCACAGAGATCGACTGTTGAGGCTGGTGAAGAGTTTGTCACCAAAGGTTGTGACTCTCATCGAGCAAGAATCCAACACTAATACTAAGCCTTTCCTTCCAAGGTTCAAGGAAACACTAGAATATTATACTGCCATGTTTGAATCAATTGATGCTGGTTCGTCGAGGGATGACAAGCAGAGGATAAATGCAGAGCAACACTGTGTGGCTCGAGACATTGTCGATGTGATTGCTTGTGAGGGAGCTGACAGGGTTGAACGACATGAACTATTTGGGAAGTGGAGGTCGCGATTTATTATGGCTGGATTTACTCAATACCCTTTAACTTCCACGGTGACTGGTGCTGTAAGAGATTTATTGAGAGAATATGACAGGAACTATGGACTGCAAGAGAAGGATGGTGCTCTTTACCTTTGGTGGATCAACACAGCCATGACAACCTTTTCTGCTTGGAGGTGA